The following proteins are encoded in a genomic region of Paenibacillus sp. FSL H3-0469:
- the purT gene encoding formate-dependent phosphoribosylglycinamide formyltransferase: protein MWGAPLSARSKKLLLLGSGELGKEVIIEAQRLGVETVAVDRYEAAPAMGVAHRSYVLDMLDAEALKQLIRTEKPDLIVPEIEAIATGALVELEEEGFLVVPTARAARLTMDREGIRRLAAEELGLPTAAYRFADSLDELRQAVSELGTPCVIKPIMSSSGKGQSVCRTPEDAEGCWNTALEGARAKGTRVIVEAFVTFESEITLLTVRSVSGTVFCPPIGHIQQDGDYVESWQPHQMSGAQLEEAEAIARKVTDQLGGYGIFGVELFLTADGVLFSEVSPRPHDTGMVTMITQDLSEFALHVRAILGFPLEAVRLLTPGASATLKTDGAGQAFAVTGIEEALALPRTQVRVFGKPEIRPGRRMAVTLSSAEDIEIARMTAKQAASKLQVEVYKDEQ from the coding sequence ATGTGGGGAGCTCCTTTATCAGCCCGGAGTAAAAAGCTGCTGCTGCTCGGCAGCGGTGAACTGGGTAAGGAAGTCATTATCGAAGCTCAGCGCCTTGGCGTAGAGACCGTAGCTGTGGATCGTTATGAAGCGGCACCCGCGATGGGCGTGGCCCACCGCTCTTATGTACTGGACATGCTGGATGCAGAGGCACTCAAGCAGCTTATCCGTACTGAGAAGCCGGATTTGATTGTACCGGAGATTGAAGCCATTGCTACAGGGGCGCTGGTGGAGCTGGAGGAAGAAGGATTCCTCGTTGTTCCTACCGCCCGTGCTGCTCGGCTGACCATGGACCGCGAAGGCATCCGCCGTCTGGCGGCAGAAGAGCTGGGCCTGCCTACAGCGGCCTACCGGTTCGCTGACAGCCTGGATGAACTTCGCCAGGCCGTGTCAGAGCTGGGAACGCCTTGTGTGATTAAGCCGATCATGAGCTCATCAGGCAAAGGCCAGAGCGTGTGCAGAACACCAGAGGATGCGGAAGGCTGCTGGAATACGGCGCTTGAAGGCGCACGTGCGAAGGGGACACGCGTCATCGTGGAGGCTTTTGTTACCTTTGAGAGCGAGATTACACTGCTTACCGTCCGTTCGGTTAGCGGAACCGTGTTTTGTCCGCCGATCGGCCACATTCAGCAGGATGGCGATTATGTAGAGTCCTGGCAGCCGCATCAGATGAGCGGGGCGCAGCTGGAAGAGGCTGAGGCTATCGCACGGAAGGTTACCGATCAGCTTGGCGGTTATGGAATTTTTGGTGTGGAGCTGTTTCTCACCGCGGATGGGGTTCTGTTCAGTGAAGTTTCCCCCCGGCCGCATGACACAGGTATGGTTACAATGATTACGCAGGACTTGTCGGAATTTGCTCTGCATGTCAGAGCCATTCTTGGATTTCCGCTGGAAGCGGTACGTTTGTTGACACCGGGAGCTTCGGCCACCCTGAAGACGGATGGAGCCGGACAAGCTTTTGCGGTGACTGGGATTGAAGAGGCGCTGGCCCTTCCCCGCACGCAGGTCCGGGTATTCGGCAAGCCGGAGATCCGCCCAGGACGGCGGATGGCAGTAACACTCAGTTCAGCGGAAGATATTGAAATCGCGCGGATGACGGCCAAGCAGGCTGCGTCTAAGCTACAAGTGGAGGTATACAAGGATGAACAGTAG
- a CDS encoding dynamin family protein, whose protein sequence is MGAERERVEQVTAGSSALRLLEERLKQWGEQKSAQIVADLRVKEQADELTLAFCGHFSAGKSSMINKLCGKAVLPSGPVPTSANIVSIRSGAPQVLLHPVDVSTGGNNGVIKTTPDRLQDYCRQGTEYSAIEVWEDVPVLGDHGVLMDTPGVDSTDEGHQAATRSALHLADAVFYVMDYNHVQSENNLAFAKSLSDWGKPLYLIINQIDKHREQEIPLEEYRQQVESAFREWGIHSAGLLFTSLKVEGHPLNQWKDLLALISGLLEQRQELLEYSLSRSIHHTADAVLADYREQQEEERAALLEETGGAAAEAVEAQIRATMQEEASLEELPEEARTDLRSRLDALLGNTNLMPADLRDAAGAYIESLQPGFRRGLLFTAAKREKEQGARLQHWHGLQQREITAQLEWHTLQLVREWAEGLELWQEEAEPLLKQAFPAVSQQWLADQVKPGTGASGEALLNFCRTLAAEIKAQFRRAVLAFGEPLLAQLPPLVEERRAELTRRRAALQRQAQALAALAALDRAAAARADDLAALLPPRRSLTPGALPGVPPLAAGAPSAASPEPPPRAAAAASPSAAPAWAADTAQPAGGRRRLTQAAAALHAAAGVLRSEPAMASAARSLAARAEDLAGGRFTMALFGAFSAGKSSFANALLGEEVLPVSPHPATAAVGRILAPEGGFAHGTAAITMKRAEEVWEDILHSFSVLQLTPPQHDSWTAAVSRLQTGGLHPSALPHAGFLRAAAAGWEESRPLLGTERTVSLAEYRSLVADEKRACFVQSTDLYYDSPLTRSGIVLVDTPGADSLHARHTGVTFGYMKNADAICFVTYYNHAFSKADRSLLAQLGRIKDSFALDKMFFIINAADLAADETELEEVKQHVAQNLRAGGLTSPRIYSVSSLLALEGKTSGAGEAYEASGFGSFEAALSAFAGDELPGLSLAAAKDSLSSVRGRAEEWQRLALMEADQQAEGMKQFRQRLEAANLRLAALAQEDRPLRDLRREGAELLYHVRQRIAFSFGRSFQESFHPSILREDGGNLKDIFIACGRELERSLLRELEQELWATTLRLESAGRRFVTQAATAAAAELSIPDQELKLLENPDERWPAPAKLNCVLAPLDWAGLWSRFKSPRHFFEGPGRAEIRAAAEPWFKEAVAAAAQGQEDSLLTFYTDAAAAALSQAADQLREGLSEQEAAMSALLKGGDGAEHWGRIAQELRLQEQAFAEI, encoded by the coding sequence GTGGGAGCAGAACGGGAAAGAGTGGAGCAGGTTACAGCGGGGTCATCAGCGCTTAGGCTGCTGGAGGAACGGTTGAAGCAATGGGGAGAACAGAAGAGTGCGCAGATCGTGGCGGATCTAAGGGTCAAGGAGCAGGCAGATGAGCTGACGCTGGCATTCTGCGGACATTTCTCGGCAGGGAAGTCAAGCATGATTAATAAGCTCTGCGGTAAGGCCGTACTGCCTTCGGGTCCGGTTCCAACCAGTGCGAATATTGTATCGATCCGTAGCGGAGCACCGCAGGTGCTGCTGCATCCGGTGGACGTAAGCACCGGAGGAAATAACGGGGTGATCAAGACTACGCCTGACCGGCTTCAGGATTACTGCCGCCAGGGGACTGAATATTCAGCGATAGAGGTGTGGGAGGATGTCCCGGTACTGGGGGATCACGGGGTGCTGATGGATACGCCCGGCGTAGATTCGACAGATGAAGGCCATCAGGCGGCGACCCGTTCGGCTCTGCATCTGGCCGATGCCGTGTTCTATGTGATGGATTACAATCATGTGCAATCGGAGAATAATCTGGCGTTTGCCAAAAGCCTTAGCGACTGGGGCAAGCCGCTGTATCTGATCATCAATCAGATCGACAAGCACAGAGAGCAGGAAATCCCGCTGGAGGAATACCGGCAGCAAGTAGAAAGCGCTTTCCGGGAATGGGGAATTCATTCTGCGGGGCTGTTGTTCACTTCGCTTAAAGTGGAGGGACATCCGCTGAATCAGTGGAAGGATCTGCTGGCATTGATCTCCGGTCTGCTGGAGCAGCGGCAGGAGTTGCTCGAATACAGCTTGTCCCGTTCCATCCATCATACTGCGGATGCTGTCCTGGCCGATTATCGTGAGCAGCAGGAGGAGGAGCGGGCTGCGCTGCTGGAAGAGACTGGCGGTGCAGCGGCGGAAGCTGTGGAAGCACAGATCCGGGCAACGATGCAGGAGGAAGCATCGCTGGAGGAGTTGCCAGAAGAGGCGCGGACGGATCTTCGCAGCAGGCTGGACGCTCTGCTCGGCAACACGAATCTGATGCCGGCCGATCTGCGGGATGCGGCTGGAGCGTACATCGAGAGTCTCCAGCCGGGCTTCCGGCGCGGCCTGCTCTTCACCGCTGCGAAGCGGGAGAAGGAGCAAGGAGCGCGGCTGCAGCACTGGCACGGTCTTCAGCAGAGAGAGATCACTGCCCAGCTGGAGTGGCACACTCTCCAGCTCGTGCGCGAATGGGCGGAAGGCCTGGAGCTGTGGCAGGAGGAGGCGGAGCCGCTGCTGAAGCAGGCCTTCCCGGCGGTGAGCCAGCAGTGGCTGGCGGATCAGGTGAAGCCGGGAACCGGGGCTTCGGGCGAGGCGTTGCTTAATTTCTGCCGCACGCTTGCGGCAGAGATTAAGGCGCAGTTCCGCCGCGCGGTCCTGGCCTTCGGCGAGCCGCTGCTGGCGCAGCTGCCGCCGCTGGTGGAGGAGCGGCGCGCGGAGCTTACGCGCCGCCGGGCGGCCCTGCAGCGGCAGGCGCAGGCGCTCGCCGCGCTGGCCGCCCTGGACCGCGCGGCTGCCGCCCGCGCGGACGACCTGGCGGCGCTGCTGCCGCCGCGCCGCAGCCTCACCCCCGGCGCGCTGCCGGGGGTGCCGCCCCTGGCGGCTGGCGCGCCTAGCGCCGCCAGCCCGGAACCGCCGCCGCGCGCGGCAGCGGCGGCAAGCCCTAGCGCCGCCCCGGCTTGGGCGGCGGACACGGCACAGCCGGCGGGCGGGCGCCGCCGGCTGACGCAGGCCGCAGCGGCGCTGCACGCGGCGGCCGGGGTGCTGCGGAGCGAGCCGGCCATGGCCTCGGCGGCGCGCAGCCTGGCGGCGCGGGCGGAGGACCTCGCCGGCGGCCGCTTCACGATGGCGCTGTTCGGAGCGTTCAGCGCCGGCAAATCCTCCTTCGCCAACGCCCTGCTGGGCGAAGAGGTGCTGCCCGTGTCGCCGCATCCGGCCACGGCGGCCGTCGGGCGGATTCTGGCGCCGGAGGGCGGCTTCGCCCACGGGACGGCAGCCATCACCATGAAGCGGGCGGAGGAGGTCTGGGAGGACATCCTCCATTCCTTCAGTGTGCTGCAGCTGACGCCGCCGCAGCACGACTCGTGGACCGCAGCCGTGTCCCGGCTGCAGACCGGCGGGCTCCATCCGTCCGCGCTGCCGCATGCCGGCTTCCTGCGGGCAGCTGCCGCCGGATGGGAAGAATCCCGTCCGCTGCTCGGAACAGAGCGGACGGTCAGCCTGGCGGAATACCGCAGCCTGGTCGCTGACGAGAAGCGCGCCTGCTTCGTGCAGAGCACGGATCTGTATTATGACAGTCCGCTGACACGTAGCGGCATCGTATTGGTGGACACGCCAGGTGCAGATTCCTTACATGCCCGGCACACCGGTGTAACCTTCGGCTACATGAAGAACGCCGATGCTATCTGCTTCGTGACCTACTATAACCACGCCTTCTCCAAGGCTGACCGCAGCCTGCTTGCCCAGCTGGGGAGAATCAAAGACAGCTTCGCACTCGACAAAATGTTCTTCATCATCAACGCCGCAGACCTCGCAGCGGACGAGACCGAGCTTGAAGAGGTGAAGCAGCATGTGGCGCAAAATCTGCGGGCCGGAGGCCTGACCTCGCCGCGGATCTACAGCGTGTCCAGCCTGCTTGCGCTGGAGGGCAAGACAAGCGGAGCGGGGGAGGCTTACGAGGCCTCCGGGTTCGGCAGCTTTGAAGCCGCACTCTCCGCGTTCGCTGGTGATGAACTGCCGGGACTGTCTTTGGCAGCAGCCAAGGACAGCCTAAGCTCGGTGCGCGGGCGCGCCGAAGAATGGCAACGCCTTGCGCTGATGGAGGCGGACCAGCAGGCGGAAGGAATGAAGCAGTTCCGGCAGCGCCTGGAAGCGGCGAATCTGCGGCTGGCTGCGCTTGCGCAGGAAGACCGGCCGCTCCGGGACCTGCGCCGTGAAGGTGCAGAGCTTCTCTATCATGTCCGGCAGCGGATTGCCTTTTCGTTCGGGCGTTCCTTCCAGGAGTCCTTCCATCCATCCATTCTCCGGGAAGACGGAGGGAACCTGAAGGACATCTTCATCGCCTGCGGGCGGGAGCTGGAGCGCAGTCTTCTGCGTGAACTGGAGCAGGAGCTGTGGGCAACGACCCTGCGGCTGGAGTCGGCAGGGCGCAGATTCGTGACCCAGGCGGCCACAGCGGCTGCTGCCGAGCTGTCCATCCCGGATCAGGAGCTTAAGCTGCTGGAGAATCCGGATGAGCGCTGGCCCGCACCTGCGAAGCTGAACTGCGTTCTGGCTCCGCTGGACTGGGCTGGACTGTGGAGCCGCTTCAAATCTCCGCGCCACTTTTTCGAGGGACCGGGCCGGGCAGAGATCCGCGCGGCTGCCGAGCCGTGGTTCAAAGAAGCGGTGGCTGCGGCAGCGCAAGGACAAGAGGACTCTCTGTTGACATTCTACACCGATGCAGCGGCAGCGGCCTTATCCCAGGCCGCAGACCAGCTGCGTGAAGGCCTGTCCGAACAGGAGGCAGCCATGTCAGCGCTGCTGAAAGGGGGTGATGGTGCGGAGCATTGGGGCCGGATCGCCCAAGAATTACGGCTCCAGGAGCAGGCTTTCGCCGAAATATAA
- the nth gene encoding endonuclease III — MKAAEVRHILDTIGGMFPDAHCELNHSNAFELTIAVLLSAQCTDATVNKVTEDLFQKYKAPIDYISVPLEELELDIRRIGLFRNKAKHIQNLCTILIEQYGGEVPQAHDLLVTLPGVGRKTANVVVSNAFGVPAIAVDTHVERVAKRLALAGWKDSVLEVEKKLMKAVPRDEWTLTHHRLIFFGRYHCKAQNPACQICPLLDVCREGKKRMKTAVIRKAKDHTKAKQELEKKRMG; from the coding sequence ATGAAAGCTGCAGAGGTCCGCCACATCCTGGACACTATCGGAGGCATGTTCCCTGATGCACATTGTGAGCTGAATCACAGCAACGCTTTTGAGCTTACCATAGCCGTGCTGCTCTCAGCCCAATGTACGGATGCAACAGTGAACAAGGTGACCGAGGACCTGTTTCAGAAGTACAAGGCTCCGATCGACTATATCTCAGTACCGCTGGAAGAGCTGGAGCTGGATATCCGGCGGATTGGTCTATTCCGCAACAAGGCCAAGCATATTCAGAACCTCTGCACCATCCTGATTGAGCAGTACGGGGGTGAAGTGCCGCAGGCCCATGATTTGCTGGTAACTCTGCCAGGTGTCGGACGCAAGACTGCGAATGTGGTCGTATCGAATGCGTTCGGAGTGCCGGCGATTGCCGTGGATACTCATGTGGAACGGGTAGCCAAACGGCTCGCGCTTGCGGGCTGGAAAGATTCCGTGCTGGAAGTGGAGAAGAAGCTGATGAAGGCGGTGCCGCGTGATGAATGGACGCTGACGCACCACCGGCTGATCTTTTTCGGGCGATATCACTGTAAGGCTCAGAATCCTGCATGCCAGATCTGCCCGCTGCTGGATGTATGCCGGGAGGGCAAAAAACGTATGAAAACTGCTGTAATCAGGAAAGCTAAGGATCATACGAAAGCTAAACAAGAATTAGAGAAGAAGAGGATGGGATAG
- a CDS encoding S-layer homology domain-containing protein codes for MANEINNIEIQICHREGNIELSGPKRLKRTVQSYSVKAVSAVLAGAMVLGGAGAAFADNASTGATAAAGAPQTAVTGSGIFSDVKTGFWAEKHIYKLATQGIVVGNNGLFRPGDSVTQQEAVLMALRFMKLQGNVNTSTEVALPNDFAVTNYYKPYVILAFQQGLLDKTTEMAADNLKSSWGERKASREWVAELLIRALGQSASASAAASRPTGFADDAKVSANKRGYINTAVELGLANGLTGNRFDPQGAVTRAQLATFFSRAEAHNNLEYDNTFKGTISSLKDGKLGLYTNGSTLEFTLNANTAYYTSTSENRISMNEIQPYTKVTVIGATYSAAYVELTDPAVQVEQAEGVFTKHTPGIIWVDSANGYDQYPYDSGTAFLDVNGAVIQPASITAGSKLTLLRETFTGFRKVVKVQVTSGIVNKTAKGTVQSVDTAAKSITFKNADGTVEMFKWEEGTTLFSSQNSIIQPAELKAGAAVSYTIKDNTIRSVEVTSGVERIMKGFIYELTDSTIVYQKSDGTREVNLLAANPAIVIPNAVSPVMADLIADKTGGDNVQLTLNSNDQVTKIEVLSRQIEQYAAATVVDYNAKTQYLTFTDNNGKAHVVKMDEKTKMSYGGLITTSLTTMGFRLVENRKIDVTSINERAMSVDLTTKYSGTLTAINTSARTIVFKLGNGQLLTMSYPQAIEMFGKSGAVITDVPLNVPVTAVLASNQELISVLRVNGSSQFEIATINAGAGKMTVKLEGGSNSSELNLANVPLTNEAGQKIALTELKAGDFVNLSFDGSTPLALQSVKQVAGQVTAVDAAAGTFTVKDYTGASQPYTAGSGVRILRDGVATNALSGLTTADRVLVRKDAAGVVIISVFSQLNRTFARYESATNEIYTKRATLNENNTFGLAPNVYIHQGDTTLPVQSLKENDNIIMYFNNGKVVEIVKQ; via the coding sequence ATGGCTAACGAAATTAACAACATAGAAATCCAGATATGCCATAGAGAGGGGAATATCGAATTGTCCGGTCCAAAACGATTAAAGCGTACGGTTCAATCTTATTCTGTAAAAGCGGTCTCTGCCGTTCTGGCCGGTGCGATGGTGCTTGGCGGGGCAGGGGCTGCCTTTGCCGACAACGCTTCAACCGGAGCAACCGCTGCTGCTGGAGCTCCGCAGACGGCTGTAACTGGTTCAGGGATCTTCAGTGATGTCAAGACGGGCTTCTGGGCCGAAAAGCATATCTATAAGCTGGCAACTCAGGGGATTGTGGTCGGCAATAACGGCCTGTTCCGTCCTGGCGATTCTGTGACCCAGCAGGAAGCGGTGCTGATGGCACTGCGCTTCATGAAGCTGCAGGGGAATGTGAACACCAGTACCGAAGTTGCGCTGCCTAATGATTTTGCGGTTACGAACTATTACAAGCCATATGTAATCTTAGCCTTCCAGCAAGGTCTGCTGGACAAGACCACTGAGATGGCTGCAGATAATCTTAAAAGCTCGTGGGGCGAGCGCAAGGCCAGCCGTGAATGGGTCGCGGAGCTGCTGATCCGTGCGCTTGGCCAGAGTGCATCAGCTTCTGCGGCCGCAAGCCGGCCGACAGGCTTTGCCGATGACGCCAAAGTGTCTGCCAACAAACGCGGCTACATTAACACAGCAGTGGAACTGGGACTGGCGAACGGGCTAACCGGCAACCGCTTCGATCCGCAAGGCGCTGTGACCCGTGCGCAGCTCGCTACCTTCTTCAGCCGTGCTGAAGCGCATAATAACCTGGAGTATGACAATACGTTCAAAGGAACAATCAGTTCTCTTAAGGATGGCAAGCTGGGATTGTACACTAACGGCAGCACGCTGGAGTTCACTCTGAATGCCAATACCGCCTACTACACCAGTACATCCGAGAATCGCATTTCTATGAACGAGATCCAGCCTTATACGAAGGTGACTGTCATTGGAGCTACCTATAGCGCAGCTTATGTAGAGCTGACAGATCCGGCAGTTCAGGTTGAGCAGGCGGAGGGTGTGTTCACCAAGCATACACCGGGTATCATCTGGGTCGATTCCGCGAATGGATACGATCAGTATCCTTACGATTCGGGCACAGCCTTCTTGGATGTGAACGGTGCGGTTATTCAGCCTGCTTCGATCACTGCCGGCAGCAAGCTTACGCTGCTGCGTGAAACTTTCACGGGTTTCCGCAAGGTTGTGAAGGTGCAGGTCACCTCCGGTATTGTGAACAAGACGGCTAAAGGCACGGTTCAAAGCGTTGACACTGCTGCCAAGAGCATTACGTTCAAGAACGCCGACGGCACAGTAGAAATGTTCAAATGGGAAGAAGGGACCACGCTGTTCAGCTCCCAGAATTCTATTATTCAGCCCGCGGAGCTGAAAGCCGGTGCTGCTGTCTCTTATACCATCAAGGATAATACGATCCGTTCCGTGGAAGTGACCTCAGGAGTGGAGCGCATAATGAAGGGCTTCATCTATGAGTTGACAGATTCAACGATTGTCTATCAGAAGAGTGATGGCACCCGTGAGGTCAATCTGCTTGCTGCTAATCCGGCCATTGTGATTCCGAACGCTGTAAGTCCGGTGATGGCTGACCTGATTGCTGACAAAACAGGCGGAGACAATGTGCAGCTTACGCTGAACAGCAATGACCAGGTGACCAAGATTGAGGTGCTGAGCCGTCAGATCGAACAGTACGCGGCTGCTACCGTTGTGGATTATAACGCTAAGACCCAGTACCTGACCTTCACGGACAATAACGGCAAGGCTCATGTGGTCAAAATGGATGAGAAAACAAAGATGTCTTACGGCGGGCTGATTACCACTTCGCTGACCACCATGGGGTTCAGACTGGTTGAGAACCGCAAGATTGATGTGACCTCCATTAATGAGCGTGCAATGTCTGTTGATTTGACAACCAAATATTCCGGCACCCTGACGGCAATCAATACTTCGGCCAGGACGATTGTGTTCAAGCTGGGTAACGGACAATTGCTGACGATGTCTTATCCGCAGGCCATTGAAATGTTTGGCAAAAGCGGGGCAGTCATCACCGATGTTCCGCTCAATGTGCCGGTAACGGCAGTGCTTGCCAGCAATCAGGAGCTCATCTCTGTGCTGCGGGTGAACGGGTCGTCCCAGTTCGAGATTGCTACCATTAATGCGGGCGCGGGCAAAATGACCGTGAAGCTTGAGGGTGGCAGCAACAGCAGCGAGCTGAACCTGGCGAATGTACCGCTTACCAACGAAGCAGGCCAGAAGATCGCCCTGACTGAGCTGAAAGCCGGAGATTTCGTGAATCTCAGCTTTGACGGTTCCACACCGCTGGCGCTGCAGTCGGTGAAACAGGTTGCCGGACAGGTAACGGCAGTGGATGCCGCAGCAGGTACGTTCACCGTGAAAGATTATACGGGAGCCTCTCAGCCTTATACTGCGGGCAGCGGAGTAAGAATCCTCCGGGATGGTGTTGCAACGAACGCTCTGAGCGGACTTACCACAGCAGACCGGGTATTGGTGCGTAAGGATGCGGCTGGTGTAGTGATCATCTCCGTGTTCAGTCAGTTGAACCGGACATTCGCCCGTTATGAGAGCGCAACGAATGAAATTTACACCAAACGCGCCACGCTGAATGAGAATAATACGTTTGGGCTTGCCCCAAATGTATATATTCATCAAGGTGACACGACTTTACCCGTGCAATCTCTCAAAGAAAATGATAATATTATAATGTATTTCAACAATGGTAAGGTTGTAGAAATTGTGAAACAATAA
- a CDS encoding GerMN domain-containing protein: MNKKLTYAGIAAMLLLVISGCGDKPTAAPGNASGQDSTSVSSGAEGNNAGNDTPATPTATPAATSTPEPTATVTPAATEAPAVPEKQSLKIKTYYTDLQQNDLVPAEVSITFKDAKEKYTEAFKTLQKSDNAEQIPLWNKIELKSLEFSNGQIVMDIHKPDEAQLGAGGEALAIGALSQMFFQFDEVKNIDVLVDGEQVESLMGHVDLVHPITRENNGL, from the coding sequence ATGAACAAGAAATTAACATATGCAGGGATCGCTGCGATGCTGCTTCTCGTAATTTCGGGCTGCGGAGATAAACCTACTGCAGCACCGGGCAATGCGTCCGGTCAGGATTCAACCTCGGTATCCAGCGGCGCTGAAGGAAACAATGCCGGGAATGACACTCCCGCTACTCCCACTGCCACACCGGCAGCTACAAGCACGCCTGAGCCTACAGCAACTGTAACTCCGGCGGCTACGGAGGCACCGGCAGTGCCTGAGAAGCAGAGTCTTAAGATCAAGACGTATTATACAGACCTGCAACAGAACGACTTGGTTCCGGCTGAAGTCTCAATCACCTTCAAGGATGCCAAGGAGAAATATACGGAAGCCTTCAAAACACTTCAGAAGAGCGATAATGCTGAGCAGATTCCGCTGTGGAACAAGATTGAACTGAAATCACTGGAATTCTCCAATGGACAGATTGTGATGGATATTCATAAGCCGGATGAGGCGCAGCTTGGCGCAGGCGGCGAGGCTCTGGCGATCGGCGCATTGTCACAGATGTTCTTCCAGTTCGATGAAGTGAAGAATATCGATGTGCTGGTAGACGGAGAACAGGTGGAGAGCTTGATGGGGCATGTGGATCTTGTGCATCCCATCACCCGCGAGAACAACGGATTATAG
- a CDS encoding N-acetylmuramoyl-L-alanine amidase family protein, translating to MKKFAFMLLLLLFVVVLPGHGQAAAGQNKIFLDGQELNAGQDVPVENVNNSIMVPLRMIAENLGYKVDWNQTSKTIKIEQQGKAIQLIVGQTAASVDGKTAVLTTAPLLRNGTTLVPIRFIGEQFGLTVKWDNTKKIVDLITPSIPEPNIDPGQSNGDGGTVVVPPGEPSSSLSMINGISFNENRFSIAIDGNAEPKVSKISGPDRIIVDLPNATFSDIFGTGQILDPDLNGSLTVTDYPDVSGIRYSLYSTNPYTVRFVIDLNTPKNYSVEVSGDSSKLIVIDLNAPASGDTSTQPGNSGRKLVVLDAGHGAKDSGAVGITGKYEKNFNLAVILKAAALLRQENKIDVVLTRSDDTFLELKERAAIANNLGADLFISVHANSSGSAASSGTETYYQRDASKALANVMHKYLVQATGLSDRGVRYGNFHVIRETKMPAVLLEVGYLSNKKDEALLFTEALQNNVAASMVSGIKEYLGIQ from the coding sequence CTTTGTTGTGGTGCTGCCGGGGCATGGACAAGCCGCTGCTGGCCAGAACAAGATCTTCCTGGATGGCCAGGAACTGAATGCAGGACAAGACGTTCCGGTGGAAAATGTAAATAACTCCATCATGGTGCCGCTAAGAATGATTGCTGAGAACCTTGGATACAAGGTGGATTGGAATCAGACAAGCAAGACCATCAAGATTGAACAGCAGGGAAAGGCCATTCAACTGATCGTAGGTCAGACGGCAGCTTCCGTTGACGGCAAGACAGCGGTCTTGACTACGGCCCCTCTCCTGCGGAACGGCACGACGCTCGTACCGATCCGGTTCATTGGTGAGCAGTTCGGACTTACGGTCAAATGGGATAACACGAAGAAGATTGTAGATCTTATTACCCCGTCCATTCCCGAGCCTAACATTGACCCGGGACAAAGCAATGGGGACGGAGGAACGGTTGTAGTGCCGCCGGGAGAACCCTCAAGCAGCCTGAGCATGATCAACGGCATCAGCTTCAATGAGAACAGGTTCTCGATTGCCATAGACGGCAATGCGGAGCCGAAGGTCTCCAAGATCAGCGGACCGGACCGAATCATCGTTGATCTGCCGAATGCCACGTTCTCGGACATTTTCGGAACAGGACAAATCCTTGACCCTGACCTGAACGGGAGCCTGACAGTTACGGATTATCCGGATGTCTCCGGTATCCGCTATTCGCTGTATAGCACTAATCCTTATACAGTCCGATTTGTAATTGATCTTAATACCCCCAAAAATTATAGCGTAGAGGTGTCGGGAGATTCCTCAAAGCTCATTGTCATTGATTTGAACGCACCGGCTTCAGGCGACACTTCAACGCAGCCCGGGAACAGCGGGCGCAAGCTGGTTGTGCTCGATGCCGGACATGGTGCGAAGGATTCAGGGGCTGTAGGCATTACCGGAAAGTACGAGAAGAACTTTAACCTGGCCGTAATTCTGAAGGCGGCTGCTCTGCTGAGACAGGAGAACAAGATTGATGTGGTGCTGACGCGCAGCGATGATACTTTCCTTGAATTGAAGGAAAGGGCGGCAATTGCCAATAATCTCGGCGCAGATTTATTCATATCCGTCCATGCCAACAGCAGCGGATCAGCGGCTTCTAGCGGAACGGAGACCTACTATCAGCGGGACGCCAGCAAGGCTCTGGCCAATGTGATGCATAAGTATCTTGTGCAGGCTACCGGACTTAGCGACAGGGGAGTACGTTACGGCAACTTCCATGTGATACGCGAAACGAAGATGCCTGCGGTGCTGCTTGAGGTTGGCTATCTCAGCAATAAAAAGGACGAGGCTCTGCTGTTCACTGAAGCACTGCAGAACAATGTAGCCGCATCAATGGTCAGCGGAATTAAAGAGTATCTCGGGATTCAATAA